Part of the Luteibacter yeojuensis genome is shown below.
GCCCGGCGATCGCGACGAGTTCGGCCAGCACGGCGGTGTGGTCGGCATGCCACCAGTGGCGCTTCGCCAGTGCTTCCAGGTCGACGATGTCGCCGACAAGGTAGAGCCGTTCGCAGTCGAGCCCACGAAGGAAGTCGAGGAGGTAGGCGGCCTTGCAATCGGGCGTGCCGAGGTGCACGTCGGAGATGAAGGCGCTGCGGCAGGTGAGCTTCGCCATGGCATCGGTTCCCGGGGGTTGTCCCGGGTCGCCAGTCTCGGGCCGGGAGGTAACCGGGGCATGGCGCGCGCATTGCAAAGATATTGCTATCGCGCAGGGGGCCCTCCGTTTTCCTGCACGATGCCGGCTTTGTGTGGGAGCCGCTTCAGCGGCGATGGGTGCTCGCGGCAAGCGTCCCGCTGCCGCGGGATCGCCGGCATAGCCGACTCCCACAGGGGTTATTCGCCCAGGGCCGCTTCGGCTTCGGACAGTATCGTCCGTGTCCAGATCGCGTACTGCGCCGCGGACGGATGCAGTCCGTCGTCCACCAGCATGCCGGGCCTGGCCCCGGCTTCGCGCGAGGCCGGTGTCACGTCGACCCAGTGCGCATGCATCCGCAGGGTTTCGTCGCGGGCGACGGCGTTGAAGGTATCGATCTCGCGGGCGATGGCCGCGCGGTCGCGGCCTTCCGCAAAAGACGTCACGCCCCAGTCGGGAATGGAGACGACGAGGACGCGGCGCACGTCGCCGGCAAGCTCGGCGGCACGCCGGAGCAAGGCGAGAAACTGTTCCCGGTATTCCGCCACGGATCGTCCACGGTACTGGTTGTTCACGCCGATCAGCAGCGTGACGAGGTCGTAACGCGGCAAGAGCGCGGCGGCATCCATCGCCGCCGACAGTTCGTCGGTGGTCCAGCCGGTGGTGGCGACGATGCGGGGGGCGTCGACGGCGATGCCGCGCTCGCGTAGTCGTGCGGCCAACTGGACGGGCCAGCGACCCTCTTCTTCGACGCCTTCGCCGATCGTGTACGAGTCGCCCAGGGCGAGAAACGAGGCTGCACCCACGAATCAGGCCACCGCGCTGGCGGTCGGTGCCGCCTCCGCCGCCATGCGGCCCAGCACGCGGTCGATGCGCACGAAGACCTCGGCAAGTTGCGCCGGCTCCGGCAGCAGCGTGAGGCGCAGGTGCCGGCTGGCGGACAGGTTGAAGCTGGTGCCCGGAACGACGAGCACGCCTTCCTCTTCCAGCAGGCGCAAGGCGAAGGCGGTGTCGTCGAAGGACGCGATGGCCTCGGCCCGCACCTGCGGGAATGCGTAGATCGCGCCGCCCGGGGCGACGACGTCGAGGAACGGGCTGGCCGACACGCCTTCGAGGACGATGCGGCGTGCCTCGTGCAGGCGACCGCCCGGCGAGGTGAGTTCGCCGATCGTGGGCTTGTCGAGCAGTGCGGGGCGCACGGCCCATTGCGCGGTGACGTTCGCGCACAGGCGCAGCGCGGCGAGCAGCTGGAGCGCATCGCGGTAATCGGCGGTGCGGCGCGGATCGCCGGACAGGCTCATCCAGCCCACGCGATAACCGCAGGCGCGATGCACCTTCGACAAGCCGCCGAAGCTCACGCAGGGATGGTCGCCCGCGATGGCCGCGAGCGGCTGGAACGGTACGTCGTCGTAGAGGATCTCGTCGTAGATCTCGTCGCAGAGCAGGAGCAGTCCATGCCGGCGCGCGACCTCCACGATGCGTTCCAGCAAGGCCTTCGGATAGACCGCGCCGGTGGGATTGTTCGGGTTGATGAGCACGAGCGCACGCGTGCGCGGCCCTGCGAGGGCATCGATTTCGTCCGGGTCGGGCAGGTGCCCGTTCGCGGCGAGGCAGCGGTAATAGCGCGGGCTGCCGTCGTTGAGGATGGTGGCGGCGCTCCACAACGGATAATCCGGGCTGGGGAGCAGCACCTCGTCGCCCGGCTGGAGAAGCGCGCGCAGGGAGATGTCGATCAGCTCGCTCACGCCGTTGCCGACGAAGACGCGTTCCGCATCGA
Proteins encoded:
- a CDS encoding GDSL-type esterase/lipase family protein, giving the protein MGAASFLALGDSYTIGEGVEEEGRWPVQLAARLRERGIAVDAPRIVATTGWTTDELSAAMDAAALLPRYDLVTLLIGVNNQYRGRSVAEYREQFLALLRRAAELAGDVRRVLVVSIPDWGVTSFAEGRDRAAIAREIDTFNAVARDETLRMHAHWVDVTPASREAGARPGMLVDDGLHPSAAQYAIWTRTILSEAEAALGE
- a CDS encoding aminotransferase class I/II-fold pyridoxal phosphate-dependent enzyme; this encodes MSPIKPSAHLADVRYEIRGALTRRARDMEAAGQSIIKLNIGNPGRYGFATPAHLREAIGAHLADSEAYGHEQGLEEAREAIVVQQRMRGAGGVDAERVFVGNGVSELIDISLRALLQPGDEVLLPSPDYPLWSAATILNDGSPRYYRCLAANGHLPDPDEIDALAGPRTRALVLINPNNPTGAVYPKALLERIVEVARRHGLLLLCDEIYDEILYDDVPFQPLAAIAGDHPCVSFGGLSKVHRACGYRVGWMSLSGDPRRTADYRDALQLLAALRLCANVTAQWAVRPALLDKPTIGELTSPGGRLHEARRIVLEGVSASPFLDVVAPGGAIYAFPQVRAEAIASFDDTAFALRLLEEEGVLVVPGTSFNLSASRHLRLTLLPEPAQLAEVFVRIDRVLGRMAAEAAPTASAVA